The following coding sequences are from one Onychostoma macrolepis isolate SWU-2019 chromosome 24, ASM1243209v1, whole genome shotgun sequence window:
- the eif2s3 gene encoding eukaryotic translation initiation factor 2 subunit 3: MAGDESGTTLGQPHLSKQDLSTLDVSKLTPLSQEIISRQATINIGTIGHVAHGKSTVVKAISGVHTVRFKNELERNITIKLGYANAKVYKLDDPSCPRPECYRSCGSSTPDEFPTDISGTKGNFKLVRHVSFVDCPGHDILMATMLNGAAVMDAALLLIAGNESCPQPQTSEHLAAIEIMKLKHILILQNKIDLVKESQAKEQYEQILAFVQGTVAEGAPIIPISAQLKYNIEVVCEYIVNKIPVPVRDFTSEPRLIVIRSFDVNKPGCEVDDLKGGVAGGSILKGVLKVGQEIEVRPGIVSKDHEGKLMCKPIFSKIVSLFAEHNDLQYAAPGGLIGVGTKIDPTLCRADRMVGQVLGAVGALPEIFTELEISYFLLRRLLGVRTEGDKKAAKVQKLSKNEVLMVNIGSLSTGGRVSAVKADLAKIVLTNPVCTEVGEKIALSRRVEKHWRLIGWGQIRRGVTITPTVDDD, translated from the exons ATGGCGGGCGACGAGTCTGGAACAACGTTGGGTCAGCCTCATCTTTCTAAACAAGACCTTAGTACATTA GATGTGAGTAAACTAACTCCTCTGTCCCAAGAGATCATCAGCAGACAAGCCACAATAAACATAG GAACTATTGGTCATGTAGCCCACGGAAAATCAACTGTGGTGAAAGCGATCTCTGGAGTTCACACTGTCAGATTCAAAAATGAGCTGGAGAGAAACATTACAATCAAGTTGGGATATGCTAATGCTAAG GTGTATAAATTGGATGATCCAAGTTGTCCACGGCCGGAGTGTTACAGGTCATGTGGCAGCAGCACACCTGATGAGTTCCCCACAGACATTTCTGGCACCAAAGGCAACTTCAAATTAGTCCG aCATGTCTCATTTGTGGATTGCCCGGGTCACGACATCTTGATGGCCACCATGTTAAACGGTGCTGCTGTCATGGATGCTGCGCTGCTCCTAATCG CTGGCAATGAATCATGCCCTCAGCCACAGACGTCAGAGCATTTGGCTGCCATTGAGATCATGAAGCTCAAGCACATACTGATTCTGCAGAATAAAATCGACTTGGTGAAAGAGAGTCAGGCCAAAGAGCAGTATGAACAGATCCTGGCTTTTGTGCAGG GCACAGTAGCAGAGGGAGCTCCAATCATCCCGATCTCAGCCCAGCTCAAGTACAACATTGAGGTTGTCTGCGAGTACATTGTAAATAAGATCCCTGTGCCTGTCCGCGACTTCACCTCTGAGCCTCGCCTTATTG TAATCAGGTCATTTGATGTCAATAAGCCTGGCTGTGAAGTAGATGATCTGAAAGGTGGTGTAGCTGGAGGAAGTATCCTCAAAGGAGTCCTGAAG GTTGGACAGGAGATTGAGGTCAGACCAGGTATTGTTTCTAAGGACCATGAAGGGAAACTAATGTGCAAACCTATCTTCTCCAAAATTGTCTCCCTGTTTGCTGAACATAATGACCTCCAGTATGCTGCTCCTGGTGGCCTTATTG GTGTTGGCACCAAGATTGACCCCACACTGTGCAGAGCAGATCGTATGGTGGGCCAGGTCCTCGGTGCTGTGGGGGCTCTTCCTGAGATCTTCACAGAGCTTGAGATCTCCTACTTCCTTTTAAGAAGGCTGCTTGGTGTGCGCACTGAGGGTGACAAGAAGGCAGCCAAG GTTCAGAAGCTGTCGAAGAATGAGGTGCTGATGGTAAACATTGGCTCGCTGTCTACAGGAGGCCGTGTGAGTGCAGTGAAAGCTGATTTGGCCAAGATTGTGCTCACTAACCCTGTGTGCACAGAGGTGGGGGAGAAGATCGCCTTGAGTCGCAGAGTGGAGAAACATTGGCG TTTGATCGGATGGGGTCAGATCAGGAGAGGGGTGACCATCACACCCACAGTCGACGATGATTGA